In Spinacia oleracea cultivar Varoflay chromosome 5, BTI_SOV_V1, whole genome shotgun sequence, a single window of DNA contains:
- the LOC110796352 gene encoding BTB/POZ domain-containing protein At1g30440, whose protein sequence is MACVKLGSKNDAFQRKGQAWFCTTGLPSDIAVEVGEMSFHLHKFPLLSRSGVMERSIAEADEGEEGSVISLSDLPGGAKMFELVAKFCYGVKLELTASNVVYLRCAAEHLEMTEEYGEGNLIFQTEMFFTQVVLKSWKESLRALQSCDDILPVADQLHITKRCIESLAVKTSTDPNLFGWPVVERGGPMQSPGGSVLWNGISTGARPKHSSSDWWYDDVSTLSFPLYKRLISTMESRGIKSEIISGSIAYYAKRYLPGLNRRQSDSSSRIGPPSMSSPPSEEDQKLLVEEINQLLPLQKGLVSTKFLFGLLRTAMILRSDTTCISTLEKRVGMQLDQANLEDLLMPNFSYSMETLYNVDCVQRILEHFLTMDQANGNDSPCSIDDGQLIGSPSLTPITMVAKLIDGYLAEVAPDINLKHPKFQALAGAVPEFARPLDDGLYRAIDIYLKSHPWLSESEREELCRLMDCQKLSLEACTHAAQNERLPLRIVVQVLFFEQLQLRNSIAGCFLVSENLEGSRQLRSGAVGSNEGGGWATAVRENQVLKVGMDNMRMRVSELEQECSNMRHEIEKLGRGKALSTWGNVSKKLGFRLKSQMCSAEQGSVSNQSSIMSGKVDKLKEKQGKQRKNL, encoded by the exons ATGGCTTGTGTGAAGTTGGGATCTAAGAATGATGCATTTCAGAGAAAAGGGCAAGCATG GTTTTGCACAACTGGTCTTCCAAGTGATATTGCCGTTGAAGTTGGAGAaatgtcgttccatcttcacaAG TTTCCTCTACTGTCACGGAGTGGTGTCATGGAAAGATCCATCGCTGAAGCCGATGAAGGAGAGGAGGGTTCTGTAATAAGCTTAAGTGATTTGCCCGGTGGAGCtaaaatgtttgaacttgttGCCAAGTTCTGCTACGGGGTGAAACTTGAACTGACAGCCTCAAATGTTGTGTACTTGCGTTGTGCTGCTGAACATCTTGAGATGACTGAAGAGTATGGAGAAGGTAATCTAATTTTTCAAACAGAAATGTTCTTTACTCAAGTGGTTCTGAAGAGTTGGAAAGAGTCCTTAAGAGCTCTTCAAAGTTGTGATGACATACTTCCTGTTGCTGATCAACTCCATATTACAAAGAGATGTATTGAATCGTTAGCTGTCAAGACAAGCACCGACCCCAATCTATTTGGCTGGCCTGTTGTGGAGCGCGGTGGGCCAATGCAAAGTCCTGGTGGCAGTGTTTTGTGGAATGGCATTAGCACAGGTGCTAGACCTAAACATTCGAGCTCGGATTGGTGGTATGATGATGTGTCCACTTTGAGTTTCCCTCTTTACAAGAGGTTAATATCAACCATGGAATCTCGGGGTATCAAATCAGAGATTATTTCTGGTTCCATTGCTTATTATGCCAAAAGATATCTACCTGGATTAAACCGGCGACAAAGTGATTCCAGCTCCCGCATTGGGCCTCCATCTATGTCAAGTCCACCGTCTGAAGAAGATCAGAAGTTATTGGTTGAAGAGATTAACCAATTGCTTCCCTTGCAGAAGGGGCTTGTCTCAACCAAGTTCCTTTTTGGTCTCCTTCGAACAGCCATGATACTTCGATCAGATACAACTTGCATATCAACCTTAGAGAAGAGAGTGGGAATGCAACTTGATCAAGCAAATTTGGAAGATCTTTTGatgcctaatttttcttattcaaTGGAAACTCTATATAATGTGGATTGTGTACAAAGGATTCTCGAGCACTTTCTGACCATGGATCAGGCTAATGGGAATGATTCCCCTTGTTCTATTGATGATGGACAATTGATAGGCTCACCTTCTTTGACCCCTATCACAATGGTTGCTAAATTGATTGATGGGTACCTTGCTGAGGTGGCACCCGACATTAATCTGAAGCATCCTAAATTTCAAGCCCTTGCTGGAGCTGTTCCCGAGTTTGCAAGGCCCTTGGATGATGGCCTATATCGTGCTATTGACATTTATCTAaag TCACACCCTTGGTTATCAGAATCAGAGAGAGAAGAGCTGTGTAGGCTAATGGACTGTCAGAAACTCTCGTTGGAAGCTTGCACCCATGCTGCCCAGAATGAGAGGTTACCCCTAAGAATAGTAGTACAAGTTCTCTTCTTCGAGCAGCTGCAGCTTAGAAACTCGATTGCTGGCTGTTTCTTAGTTTCAGAAAACCTTGAAGGCTCAAGACAATTGAGAAGTGGTGCGGTTGGATCCAATGAAGGAGGAGGTTGGGCTACAGCAGTAAGAGAGAATCAGGTATTGAAGGTTGGAATGGATAACATGAGAATGCGGGTTTCTGAGCTCGAACAGGAGTGCTCAAACATGAGACATGAAATAGAAAAACTTGGTAGAGGAAAGGCTTTGAGCACTTGGGGTAACGTGTCTAAGAAGTTAGGTTTCAGATTGAAGTCACAAATGTGTAGTGCTGAACAAGGGTCTGTCAGTAACCAAAGTAGCATTATGAGCGGGAAAGTTGACAAATTGAAGGAAAAGCAAGGGAAGCAAAGAAAGAACTTGTAA
- the LOC110796357 gene encoding uncharacterized protein, which yields MYGLHTVDTKRPLWNDVANLGSTITISWLFMGDFNYILLSGDRENDNLVIDAKTRDFDECLDRASLIELKSCGHYFSWSNKGQGDLRVVSRIDRALGNALWHSGFTNDLVDYLNPGLSNHSPLLMTCNVNLKSASRPFKFFNHMADHASFLQKFLHVHESTYRKKSRIQWPQGGDSNSKFFFSAMKERYARNSIDVLYDNSGRKLSTTHEIQGNISAFYRGLIGTDVERLTGINVTVVRNRKKLSPTVEETWVQHVTLEEINAALKSIDINKDLGLDGFNSLFFQKAWRVVKEDVYEVNNTVVTLVPKIPNATSVKDFRPIACCSVVYKLISKILTSRMQNVIGDFVNCSQAMLFELGFPVKLVGWVMQCLSLVSYSILINGLPTKPIPAKKGLRQGDPMSPYLFVVGIEYLSRCLSTLSNNLEFKYHRRCKRVDLTHMMFAYNLLLFARADDSSVTVCFDAYLKFSHASGLEAKSEFYLVGVPIAVADGIEEGLGITKVTFPIKLLKWNLPIVSTCGLCQLHDEDLPHLFFACQYSSEIWKTVLQHLSIHRRIQSWQEEVQWAVKKSRSSRKADVSIGMAFIEIVYVIWFRRNSQVFSSKIELVSVVASRIIFCVACRCQ from the exons ATGTATGGTTTGCATACAGTTGATACTAAGAGGCCTTTGTGGAATGATGTTGCAAATCTTGGTTCAACAATTACTATTTCCTGGCTGTTTATGGGTGATTTTAACTATATTCTACTATCTGGTGATAGGGAGAATGATAACCTTGTCATAGATGCAAAGACTAGAGACTTTGATGAATGTTTGGATAGAGCTTCTTTAATTGAACTGAAAAGTTGTGGTCATTACTTCTCTTGGAGTAACAAAGGACAAGGGGACCTGAGAGTTGTTTCTAGAATTGATAGAGCTCTTGGTAATGCACTTTGGCATTCTGGCTTCACTAATGATCTTGTGGATTACCTTAACCCAGGGTTATCTAATCATTCTCCTTTGTTGATGACTTGTAATGTGAATCTAAAGAGTGCGAGTAGgccttttaaattttttaatcacATGGCAGACCATGCTAGTTTTCTTCAG AAGTTTTTGCATGTTCATGAGTCTACTTATAGGAAAAAATCTAGAATTCAATGGCCCCAAGGTGGTGATTCAAATTCTAAGTTCTTTTTCAGTGCTATGAAAGAGAGATATGCCAGAAATAGTATTGATGTCTTGTATGACAATTCAGGAAGGAAATTGTCCACAACTCATGAGATTCAAGGAAATATTAGTGCATTTTATAGAGGGTTGATTGGTACTGATGTTGAGAGATTAACTGGTATTAATGTAACTGTAGTTAGAAATAGAAAGAAACTATCTCCTACTGTTGAAGAGACTTGGGTACAACATGTCACTTTGGAAGAAATTAATGCTGCTCTTAAGTCCATTGACATAAACAAGGACCTTGGGCTAgatggttttaatagtttattcTTTCAGAAGGCCTGGAGGGTTGTGAAGGAAGATGTGTATGAG GTCAACAACACTGTTGTTACTCTTGTTCCTAAAATTCCAAATGCTACTAGTGTTAAGGACTTTAGACCAATTGCTTGTTGTTCAGTAGTTTACAAGCTTATCTCAAAGATTCTTACTTCAAGAATGCAGAATGTGATTGGTGATTTTGTTAATTGCTCACAA GCAATGTTGTTTGAGTTGGGTTTTCCAGTTAAGCTTGTTGGGTGGGTTATGCAGTGTCTGAGTTTAGTGTCTTATTCCATTTTGATCAATGGTTTACCTACTAAGCCTATTCCTGCTAAGAAAGGGCTCAGGCAAGGAGACCCAATGTCTCCTTACCTTTTTGTTGTGGGAATAGAATACCTGTCTAGATGCTTATCTACTCTTTCTAACAATCTAGAGTTTAAGTATCATCGCAGATGCAAAAGGGTAGATCTTACCCATATGATGTTTGCATATAATTTATTGTTGTTTGCTAGAGCTGATGATTCTTCTGTGACTGTATGCTTTGATGCATATTTAAAGTTTTCCCATGCTTCTGGTTTGGAAGCAAAGAGTGAGTTTTACCTAGTAGGGGTGCCCATTGCAGTAGCTGATGGTATTGAGGAGGGGTTGGGGATTACTAAGGTTACTTTCCCAATCAA GTTACTTAAATGGAATTTGCCCATTGTTAGTACTTGTGGATTGTGTCAGCTTCATGATGAAGATCTACCTCATCTTTTCTTTGCTTGTCAGTATTCTTCTGAGATTTGGAAGACTGTGTTGCAACATCTTAGTATTCACAGGCGGATTCAGAGTTGGCAAGAGGAGGTTCAATGGGCAGTCAAGAAGAGTAGAAGCTCCAGGAAGGCTGATGTCAGTATTGGCATGGCTTTTATTGAAATTGTTTATGTCATTTGGTTTCGAAGGAATTCTCAAGTGTTCTCTAGTAAGATAGAACTTGTTAGTGTTGTTGCTAGCAGAATCATATTTTGTGTAGCTTGTAGATGTCAGTGA
- the LOC110796351 gene encoding protein ALTERED PHOSPHATE STARVATION RESPONSE 1, giving the protein MGCASSRIDNEERVQICKERRRTMKQLLGLRKEFASAILAYLKALKDTGITLRQYTELEFQELESVLPSSPPLPLPPSPPLPLPPSPPLPPPIDSPDSRKLEDNQNSKEAQEEIIQVGEESNFPPPPLPRPWDLRDLLESSLGQHKVESVVVEDVDEENWAETRSQFDEEDQVYGTPAKASDALRINFSNVDVNSSMVTGQRKHMVDRAMVVWRRRKTLSGIVKELDDYFLKASAGGKEIAVLVDMGTWTSSLHNDFKERKEKGNNSARLSSLSWNWSSRSLLVAKDALEVAAPTEPCKPGAHCITLEKIYAEEQTLYTAVREEELVKLEHERKSLSLQKQEDDNGDLEKIEKTRSAVENLQSDIVRLQELVKRTSACILTTIDEELHPQLIALITGLVHMWKTMNDCHQVQSHISQQVLLLTSHNAEPTTENHREAAIQLEGGISFWYNSFCRLTKSQRAYLEALCRWIQLTDFPVDGENQNCCPSLVRNLCQKWLLALDRLPEQVVSEAIKSFLKVIRSIRSQQQEECNQKKKIDKLERRWQKELRSLSEIEKKLEANNRLGDMESGLSPKHPLSVKRARTDTLQKMHENEKAKYLTCIQVSRAMTLSNLQKCLPRVFEALMEFSSACTQAFEIALNHADQVDNDQVSHAQI; this is encoded by the exons ATGGGTTGTGCTTCATCAAGGATTGATAACGAAGAAAGAGTACAAATTTGTAAAGAAAGAAGGAGGACAATGAAACAATTGTTGGGCTTGAGAAAAGAATTTGCCAGTGCCATTTTAGCATACTTGAAGGCACTGAAAGACACAGGTATAACCCTCCGACAATACACTGAATTAGAGTTTCAGGAGCTTGAGAGTGTTTTGCCTTCTTCTCCACCGCTCCCTCTTCCGCCTTCACCTCCACTCCCTCTTCCACCTTCACCTCCACTCCCTCCTCCGATTGATAGTCCTGATTCAAGGAAGCTTGAAGATAATCAAAATAGCAAGGAAGCCCAAGAAGAGATCATTCAGGTTGGTGAGGAAAGTAATTTCCCCCCTCCACCACTTCCTCGTCCTTGGGATCTCCGTGACTTACTTGAGAGTTCTTTAGGACAACATAAAGTTGAGAGCGTAGTGGTTGAAGATGTTGATGAAGAGAATTGGGCTGAGACAAGATCACAGTTTGATGAAGAGGATCAAGTGTATGGTACACCTGCTAAAGCTTCTGATGCTCTTAGAATAAATTTTTCTAATGTGGATGTTAATTCATCCATGGTGACTGGACAGAGGAAACATATGGTAGATAGGGCCATGGTAGTCTGGAGGAGGAGGAAGACATTATCTGGCATAGTTAAGGAGCTTGATGATTACTTCTTGAAAGCATCTGCAGGTGGGAAGGAGATAGCAGTTCTAGTAGACATGGGTACATGGACCTCTTCCTTGCATAATGACTTTAAAGAAAGAAAAG AGAAGGGGAACAACTCTGCTCGATTGAGTTCATTGTCATGGAACTGGTCATCTAGATCACTACTAGTGGCAAAGGATGCTTTGGAGGTTGCCGCCCCTACTGAACCTTGCAAGCCGGGAGCGCACTGCATCACACTTGAGAAAATTTATGCTGAAGAACAGACACTCTACACGGCAGTAAGG GAAGAGGAGCTGGTAAAATTGGAGCATGAGCGGAAATCTTTATCATTGCAAAAGCAAGAAGATGATAATGGTGACTTGGAGAAGATAGAGAAAACACGGTCTGCTGTCGAAAACTTGCAATCTGACATTGTGCGTTTGCAAGAGTTAGTAAAAAGGACATCTGCCTGTATATTAACCACCATAGATGAGGAGCTGCATCCTCAGCTTATTGCGTTAATTACCGG GCTTGTTCACATGTGGAAAACAATGAATGATTGCCATCAAGTTCAGAGTCATATCTCACAGCAGGTGCTTCTTCTGACCAGTCACAATGCAGAACCAACAACAGAGAATCACCGTGAAGCAGCAATTCAGCTTGAGGGTGGGATCAGTTTCTGGTATAACAGCTTTTGTAGACTCACAAAGTCTCAAAGAGCTTATTTAGAAGCCCTGTGCAGGTGGATTCAGCTTACTGACTTTCCTGTAGATGGTGAAAATCAAAATTGCTGTCCATCTCTGGTTCGCAATCTCTGCCAAAAATGGCTGCTTGCCCTTGATAGACTACCTGAACAG GTTGTATCAGAAGCCATTAAGAGCTTTCTTAAAGTTATACGATCAATAAGGTCGCAGCAGCAGGAAGAATGCAACCAGAAGAAAAAGATAGACAAGTTAGAGAGGAGATGGCAGAAGGAACTAAGGTCATTAAGTGAAATTGAAAAAAAGCTGGAAGCAAACAATAGATTGGGAGATATGGAATCTGGTTTGAGCCCGAAGCATCCATTGTCTGTGAAACGTGCAAGAACTGATACCTTACAAAAGATGCATGAGAATGAGAAGGCTAAATATCTAACTTGTATTCAGGTTAGCAGGGCCATGACCTTAAGTAACCTGCAAAAGTGCCTCCCGCGTGTCTTTGAAGCACTCATGGAATTTTCAAGTGCATGTACTCAGGCCTTCGAGATCGCTCTTAACCATGCAGACCAAGTTGATAATGACCAAGTATCGCACGctcaaatataa